DNA from Rhinoderma darwinii isolate aRhiDar2 chromosome 6, aRhiDar2.hap1, whole genome shotgun sequence:
ctgtgcaattgcatgagcaggttctggcagattctatctccaggcagttttgtggaaggccagctgattggtcattgataaaatcctaaaggcgggaaaattggacataaaaggagcagttcatcgtggtcaagcagccagtttttgaagattggaccaTCGCCATGGATGTCCTGCTGATGGAGCTGATCAGAAGAGCGGAGTCGGAAGGAGGAGAAAACTGGCTGAGGCAATGCCTAGCAGCAGCGCCGTCGAGGGAAGTCGAGGGAAGAAGCGAACTTACTGGGCTGGAAGACGACATAGAGGAAGCAGTGTCTCCTGCTGGGTCGTCGCTCGAGGTGCCGTCATCAGCTGCAGCCAAGAGGATGAAGTCTGCAGCAGAGTCATCACTGAGGGTGGAGCGCAGTTCCGGACGttcgctccaggtgccggagcttGAGAGGAGGCGGCCGACCGTGTCATCAAAGAAGGTGGCGCACAGTGCCGGAAGTGCGCAGCAAGTGCCGGCGCAATTGGCTAACCCGCTGGCCAGAAGTTTAGTCAGAGAACGGGAGACAACAGGTTGGTCGGGTACCCCCTCCTGCTCCAAGGATGGTGTGGAGGACACAGCGGAAGCGCCGGCCTCACTGGTTTTAGAGGCGGCGCAGGACTTTTCTTCAGAGCTGCAACCGAGGAAGAGGAGCCGGAAGACTAGGGTGGCTTATTCCCCACCCCCGCCAGTATCAAGGAGAAGAAGAGGTCCCAGGAGTCAACTTTCCTGTCAGCAAGTTTCCCCAGGATCTACAGGCACGCAGCAGGAGGTAGCAGAAGCGGTGCACGACCCAGGACAGGTGGAACAGAGTGGTGAGATGCCAGCTACCCCTTATCTGTCCCaccccatcccccctcccctcaattctaatgtaatgtttgatattttaaaattattagctgatttggtcagtaagtcggctgttcctgctagttcccccgctgatgtatggaagcatagtagtcagcatttacagaatgctggttttagtaatattcctgttttagagaaaggaattggtgtttcggaaacttgttgtaaggaagtgatgtcttgcgatatttcgccattaggttttcatttacagccagcaattaaggagcgtatttggaggaacgagtttatagatctattttctttattaccatctgcgaaggagactcttgtcaagcaggatggtaagtctgataaagatgaggataaaaaacgttctcctcctaagtctttctttaactggctacaggcgttctgtatctatgcttcagttttaggggaaaagtctttcattaattctagtaatttatttcagcatgtagacattattcttgaggcttaccgccagtttggtggtttagcatggtacaattatgatgaaatgtttcgccagaagatggcagtgtacccttcattaaaatggggcactaaggatgttggtttgtggcttagtttaatgcttccacaaaggtcagtgcccaagcagcagcctagttctcagaatacgttgaggaaaggagtttgc
Protein-coding regions in this window:
- the LOC142655493 gene encoding uncharacterized protein LOC142655493 — encoded protein: MDVLLMELIRRAESEGGENWLRQCLAAAPSREVEGRSELTGLEDDIEEAVSPAGSSLEVPSSAAAKRMKSAAESSLRVERSSGRSLQVPELERRRPTVSSKKVAHSAGSAQQVPAQLANPLARSLVRERETTGWSGTPSCSKDGVEDTAEAPASLVLEAAQDFSSELQPRKRSRKTRVAYSPPPPVSRRRRGPRSQLSCQQVSPGSTGTQQEVAEAVHDPGQVEQSGEMPATPYLSHPIPPPLNSNVMFDILKLLADLVSKSAVPASSPADVWKHSSQHLQNAGFSNIPVLEKGIGVSETCCKEVMSCDISPLGFHLQPAIKERIWRNEFIDLFSLLPSAKETLVKQDGKRLVVWILGHSFIFWAQKRAARRSYTENLSMDPLVFSVFWHGVRGLQWKNVFSLVKSLSSYWPDPNLIIIHAGGNDLGKEKTLDLLWEMRRDIALIKCLFPDATISFSEIIPRLLWSSGNYKFLNRIRKRINRAMSKYMSVLGGLSYRHSDLEDLTDGLFRNDCIHLSDVGIDIFNLGLQNLIEEWLRCFGGAMSW